Proteins co-encoded in one Conger conger chromosome 4, fConCon1.1, whole genome shotgun sequence genomic window:
- the LOC133125843 gene encoding uncharacterized protein LOC133125843 isoform X1, which translates to MDIVKMFLSRDDNSRASAGKNETITRFKKKKQKRFLSDTMLNLHQKLMLEMPHLKLSYSLFCRTKPFWIVAPNTNNRETCVCKLHDNAQMKADRLKHLGIINSPSLSKVAEELCCDTQAKACMYRECLSCKNKSLSHTTSTGTSGTEVTWWYQWFTKKEDYEKEKDGEREKITVTKTVKQRCEGSPEHLLEDFEREMKAKVCKHLFNIHHQYTQLQSLHRSLKEDEAILHIDYAENWQCKYAKEVQQVHFGASHRQTTLHNAVVHTKDCTLTFCALSPSMKHDPPAIWAQLEPVLQFLKENHAKIQKLFFISDRPTMQYRGKNFYLLSTIPFQMGFTAVNWSFLEAGHGKGPADGVGATMKRTADSQVARGTDIPTAKALYDTLLPLTKVKLLYMEEDQINRVSTLLPKELTTIKGTLSIHQVICTTPGTIHYRVLSCFCNKNI; encoded by the coding sequence ATGGACATAGTCAAAATGTTCTTAAGTCGAGATGACAATAGTCGGGCATCAGCGGGGAAGAATGAAACAATCACAAGAttcaaaaagaagaaacaaaagaggTTCCTCTCTGACACGATGCTGAATTTGCATCAGAAGTTGATGCTGGAAATGCCTCATCTGAAGCTGTCCTATTCGCTTTTCTGCAGGACAAAACCTTTTTGGATTGTTGCCCCAAACACCAACAACAGGGAGACATGTGTCTGCAAACTGCATGACAATGCCCAAATGAAAGCAGACAGGCTCAAGCACCTTGGCATTATTAACTCACCGAGCTTGAGCAAAGTCGCAGAGGAGTTGTGCTGTGACACTCAGGCTAAAGCTTGCATGTACAGGGAATGTCTCTCATGTAAGAAcaagtctctctcacacaccacaagTACTGGTACATCAGGAACAGAAGTCACATGGTGGTACCAGTGGTTCACGAAAAAAGAagattatgaaaaagaaaaggacggagaaagagagaagatcACTGTGACAAAAACGGTTAAACAGAGATGTGAGGGCAGCCCAGAGCACCTTTTGGAAGATTTTGAGAGAGAAATGAAAGCCAAAGTGTGCAAGCACCTCTTCAACATCCATCATCAGTACACACAGCTACAATCCCTGCACCGATCTCTGAAAGAAGACGAAGCTATTCTTCACATTGACTATGCAGAAAACTGGCAGTGCAAATATGCAAAGGAGGTGCAGCAAGTCCATTTTGGAGCATCCCACAGGCAGACTACACTGCACAATGCTGTTGTGCACACCAAAGATTGTACACTGACATTCTGTGCCTTGTCACCTTCCATGAAGCATGATCCTCCTGCGATTTGGGCTCAGCTTGAACCAGTTCTTCAGTTCCTGAAGGAGAACCATGCGAAGATCCAAAAGCTCTTCTTCATCAGCGATAGGCCGACCATGCAATATAGAGGAAAGAACTTCTATCTCTTGAGCACCATTCCTTTCCAGATGGGATTTACCGCTGTAAACTGGAGTTTCCTGGAAGCTGGTCACGGGAAAGGGCCTGCCGATGGCGTTGGAGCCACCATGAAGAGAACTGCTGATTCACAGGTAGCCAGGGGTACTGACATACCCACAGCGAAAGCCCTCTATGACACACTCCTTCCTCTCACCAAAGTCAAGCTCCTCTACATGGAGGAAGACCAGATAAACAGAGTAAGCACACTCCTTCCAAAAGAGCTGACCACCATCAAAGGTACACTGAGCATTCATCAAGTAATCTGCACTACGCCTGGCACGATCCATTATAGAGTGCTCAGCTGCTTCTGCAACAAGAACATCTGA